In Terriglobales bacterium, a genomic segment contains:
- a CDS encoding cation:proton antiporter subunit C has translation MMLAYLPYAVAAWVFLWGLYGIVTSKNLVHQVVCVAILQTSTYVLLLAIGYKVGGTAPVFADIPVGTSVVDPLVQALMLTDIVVEAAVMALLLSMVVKANELAGTVDPEELRFLMG, from the coding sequence ATGATGCTGGCTTACCTGCCGTATGCAGTTGCCGCATGGGTCTTCCTTTGGGGACTATATGGAATCGTCACGAGCAAGAACCTTGTGCACCAGGTCGTCTGCGTGGCAATTCTCCAGACCTCAACTTACGTTTTGCTGCTCGCGATTGGATACAAAGTGGGCGGCACCGCTCCCGTGTTTGCGGACATTCCCGTCGGCACGAGCGTAGTCGATCCGCTGGTACAAGCGTTGATGCTCACCGACATTGTGGTTGAAGCCGCAGTGATGGCGCTCCTGCTTTCAATGGTCGTCAAAGCCAATGAACTGGCGGGAACGGTTGATCCTGAGGAACTACGATTCCTGATGGGCTGA
- a CDS encoding proton-conducting transporter membrane subunit, translating to MTTALIPLPIAIPLIVAAFLAFAGKGIGRRACDLLAIATAAANLWMTAIILHGTWSQPQVYWFGNWWPRSGGVALGISFVVDTFGAALALLVAVLTLAGLIFSWKIFEDTENHFQPLMLIFMAAMCGFSYTGDLFNLFVFFELMSVSAFALCGLKTLEPAPLQGAFNFAIVNTVGAFMIVMGIGMLYARTGALNFAQVGRSLGTHADALVLLAFLLIVVGYLAKAAIVPFHFWLADAHAVAPSPVCVLFSGVMVELGIYAVARIYWTIFAGSLAGHAHELRMIFTIMASITAVVGAVMCYAEHHLKRLLAFSTIAHSGLMLVGVGLLSPGALAGFVLYVLSHGVIKGGLFLCAGIVLHRFQKIGEDHLHGCGRGMWYTAALFILGAWGLAGAPPFATLLGEHFVSHSAEAVHLHWLVYIFIFAEVLTSAAVLRMAFRIFFGWGQPAPSDKSSQIEEKPETEQSHERTPAAMFLPAAALILLGIVLTFLPQIQSRAIDSAHGFANQNAYAQSVLENVQITSAHNAETENLSSSIVHSVIALLLAVLLALSTVFRDKLGRAVNFTRSLELGSSWLRRAHSGHPGDYVAWMSFGTAIVGLAFLWWLH from the coding sequence ATGACCACAGCACTGATCCCACTGCCGATTGCAATTCCGCTGATCGTAGCGGCGTTTCTGGCCTTCGCCGGCAAAGGCATTGGACGCCGCGCGTGTGACCTTCTCGCCATTGCGACCGCCGCAGCGAACTTGTGGATGACTGCGATCATTTTGCACGGCACCTGGTCGCAGCCACAGGTGTACTGGTTTGGGAATTGGTGGCCGCGCAGCGGAGGCGTCGCTCTCGGCATCAGCTTCGTGGTGGACACATTCGGCGCGGCGCTGGCTCTACTGGTCGCGGTGCTTACGCTTGCCGGCCTGATCTTCTCCTGGAAGATCTTTGAAGATACAGAAAATCATTTTCAACCGCTGATGTTGATCTTCATGGCCGCCATGTGCGGCTTCAGCTATACCGGCGACCTTTTCAATCTGTTTGTCTTCTTCGAGCTAATGAGCGTCTCCGCTTTCGCGCTCTGCGGACTCAAGACACTCGAACCGGCTCCGCTGCAAGGCGCATTCAATTTCGCCATCGTAAATACCGTCGGCGCATTCATGATCGTGATGGGCATCGGGATGCTTTATGCCCGTACCGGCGCGCTCAATTTTGCGCAGGTCGGACGATCGCTGGGCACGCATGCCGATGCGCTTGTGCTGCTCGCATTTCTGCTGATCGTTGTTGGGTATCTCGCCAAAGCGGCCATCGTTCCTTTTCATTTCTGGCTCGCCGACGCGCATGCTGTCGCGCCAAGTCCTGTGTGCGTGCTCTTCTCTGGAGTGATGGTGGAACTTGGAATCTACGCTGTGGCTCGGATTTACTGGACGATCTTCGCGGGAAGCCTCGCAGGACACGCGCATGAGCTGCGCATGATTTTCACAATCATGGCCTCGATCACCGCAGTTGTCGGTGCGGTGATGTGTTATGCCGAACACCACCTCAAACGGCTGCTAGCGTTTTCGACGATTGCCCATTCCGGACTCATGCTCGTCGGTGTCGGTTTGCTATCACCTGGCGCACTCGCGGGATTCGTTCTCTATGTGCTTTCCCATGGAGTGATCAAAGGTGGGCTGTTCCTATGCGCAGGGATCGTGCTGCATCGCTTTCAGAAGATCGGCGAAGACCATCTTCATGGATGTGGACGTGGCATGTGGTACACCGCCGCACTGTTCATCCTGGGAGCATGGGGCTTGGCAGGCGCGCCGCCATTTGCCACCTTGCTGGGGGAACATTTCGTTTCCCATTCTGCTGAAGCAGTGCATCTGCACTGGCTCGTCTACATCTTTATTTTTGCTGAGGTCCTCACCAGCGCTGCGGTCCTCCGAATGGCCTTCAGAATCTTTTTTGGATGGGGTCAGCCGGCGCCAAGCGACAAATCCTCTCAAATCGAAGAGAAGCCTGAAACGGAACAGAGTCATGAACGAACCCCTGCGGCAATGTTTTTGCCTGCCGCCGCGCTGATATTGCTTGGTATCGTCCTCACGTTTCTGCCGCAAATACAAAGCAGAGCCATCGACTCCGCGCACGGGTTCGCGAATCAGAACGCGTACGCGCAGAGCGTGCTCGAGAACGTGCAGATTACTTCAGCGCACAACGCTGAAACCGAGAATCTCTCATCGTCCATTGTTCATTCGGTGATTGCTTTGCTGCTTGCGGTCTTGCTAGCGCTGAGCACTGTCTTTCGGGATAAGCTCGGTCGCGCAGTGAACTTCACGCGCAGTCTTGAATTGGGAAGTTCATGGCTAAGACGAGCACATAGCGGGCATCCCGGAGACTACGTCGCGTGGATGTCCTTCGGGACAGCGATTGTCGGGCTTGCGTTCCTCTGGTGGCTGCACTAA